Proteins co-encoded in one Arachis stenosperma cultivar V10309 chromosome 7, arast.V10309.gnm1.PFL2, whole genome shotgun sequence genomic window:
- the LOC130941581 gene encoding aspartic proteinase CDR1-like, producing the protein MHSLLLLLFSFSAHLYSLSNFIPFVEATKTQTSFTIDLIHHDSPLSPFYDSSMTSSDIFKKAALRSIARYSLSESSNQFPESIVFPNGAAGDYLTKIYIGTPPVERIAVADTGSDLIWVQCSPCDDNSSCFSQDSPLFDPNNSSTYTPISCTSENCTLLYQNQHTCGTSNVCEYLYTYADDSYTNGELASDSISFDSTSGVTFPNSIFGCGHNNTVTFNSTKKATGLVGLGAGPLSLVSQLGDQIGHKFSYCLVSFGSNSTSKLKFGDDAIISGNGVVSTPLTINSSTPTYYNLNLEGITVGNNTIQSTQNSSNIIIDSGTTFTYLDPSMFNDIVTLVTESSAVEAVQDPPKPYGFCGSFQGSSVNVPEFVFHFTGADVALPTENMYTLVDNNLLCLLLLPNTGLNGLSLFGNLAQMNFQVEYDLQGNKVSFAPANCTNSN; encoded by the coding sequence ATGCATAGTCTTTTGTTATTATTGTTCTCGTTTTCAGCACATTTGTACTCACTTTCTAATTTTATACCCTTTGTTGAAGCTACTAAAACCCAAACAAGCTTCACCATTGATCTTATTCACCATGATTCCCCCCTCTCACCGTTTTATGACTCTTCAATGACCTCATCGGATATTTTTAAGAAGGCCGCGCTGCGTTCCATCGCGCGATACTCCTTGAGTGAAAGTAGCAATCAATTCCCTGAATCCATTGTATTTCCAAATGGTGCGGCCGGCGATTACCTTACAAAAATCTATATCGGCACTCCTCCGGTGGAAAGAATTGCCGTCGCAGACACGGGCAGTGATCTCATATGGGTTCAATGCTCGCCGTGCGACGACAATTCTAGTTGTTTCTCCCAAGATAGCCCACTGTTTGATCCAAACAACTCTTCCACTTATACTCCAATTTCATGTACCTCAGAAAATTGCACGTTACTGTACCAAAACCAACATACATGTGGAACCTCAAATGTTTGCGAGTATTTGTACACGTATGCCGACGACTCTTACACAAATGGAGAATTGGCTTCTGATTCCATAAGTTTTGATTCCACTAGTGGTGTTACATTTCCAAATTCAATTTTTGGATGTGGCCATAACAATACTGTAACGTTTAATAGCACTAAAAAAGCCACAGGGCTAGTTGGTCTAGGAGCAGGGCCATTGTCACTAGTTTCACAACTTGGTGACCAAATTGGTCACAAATTCTCGTATTGTTTGGTTTCTTTTGGTTCAAATTCTACAAGCAAGCTGAAATTTGGGGACGATGCAATCATTTCAGGAAACGGAGTTGTGTCAACTCCGTTAACCATCAATTCCTCTACACCTACTTATTACAACCTTAATCTTGAAGGCATAACCGTTGGTAATAACACGATTCAGAGTACTCAAAATTCTAGCAACATAATCATTGATTCGGGGACAACGTTTACTTATCTTGACCCAAGTATGTTCAATGATATCGTGACTCTGGTCACGGAATCCTCAGCTGTTGAGGCAGTGCAAGACCCTCCAAAACCGTACGGTTTTTGCGGCAGTTTCCAAGGATCAAGTGTTAACGTGCCTGAGTTCGTGTTTCACTTTACTGGTGCTGATGTTGCTTTGCCAACTGAAAACATGTACACCCTTGTTGACAACAACTTGCTCTGCTTGCTGCTGCTACCCAACACCGGATTAAATGGATTGTCCCTCTTCGGAAATTTGGCGCAGATGAATTTTCAGGTAGAGTATGATCTTCAAGGGAATAAGGTTTCTTTTGCTCCTGCTAATTGTACTAATAGTAATTAG